One Gemmatimonadaceae bacterium genomic region harbors:
- a CDS encoding matrixin family metalloprotease, which yields MKRLDLVFAITLTCLAGFVGVEAYAMRGQVGARHVVGSAGANASIIPVEDESPRPNRRVKKGGDAASVSNDRSLIDVRARLELSGAGTYIGEVLAAHDSALARWPDRAGQPLRIWIQPIARVRDWTPTAIPLVRDAFIEWGEAGVPLNFSFVLDSASADVHVTWIDRFNEAISGKTLWSHDDRWTILEANIVLAVHHRTGEVLDTAATRAIALHEVGHLIGLDHTTDTTSIMTPRVRVKALSPADRATAQLLYMLPPGPVRARQGEDR from the coding sequence ATGAAGCGTCTGGATCTCGTCTTCGCCATCACCCTTACCTGCCTTGCCGGCTTTGTCGGCGTGGAGGCGTACGCCATGCGCGGCCAGGTGGGGGCGCGTCACGTCGTCGGTTCCGCCGGCGCCAACGCGTCGATCATCCCGGTCGAGGACGAGTCGCCCCGACCTAACCGCCGAGTGAAGAAGGGAGGAGACGCCGCGTCCGTCTCCAACGATCGCTCGCTCATCGACGTGCGCGCGCGCCTCGAACTCTCCGGCGCGGGTACGTACATCGGCGAGGTGCTCGCCGCGCACGACTCCGCGCTTGCCCGTTGGCCCGATCGCGCGGGGCAGCCGCTGCGCATCTGGATCCAGCCCATCGCCCGGGTGCGCGACTGGACGCCGACTGCGATTCCGCTCGTTCGCGATGCCTTCATCGAATGGGGAGAGGCCGGCGTCCCGCTCAACTTCTCCTTCGTGCTCGACTCGGCGTCCGCCGACGTGCACGTCACGTGGATCGATCGCTTCAACGAAGCGATCTCCGGCAAGACGCTCTGGTCGCACGACGATCGATGGACGATTCTCGAGGCCAACATCGTCCTTGCCGTGCACCATCGCACCGGCGAGGTCCTCGACACCGCGGCCACGCGCGCCATCGCGCTGCACGAGGTGGGGCACCTCATCGGCCTCGATCACACTACCGACACGACGTCTATCATGACGCCGCGCGTGCGCGTGAAGGCGCTCTCCCCCGCCGACCGCGCCACGGCGCAACTGCTGTACATGCTCCCCCCGGGGCCCGTTCGCGCGCGCCAGGGCGAGGATCGTTAG
- a CDS encoding PDZ domain-containing protein: protein MAKPLVCNRWTFHGVVARWRPLAPALWLAAVALLAATPLVVEGQQRRVTVRGDARGTTRDVAREESPFEQEVDHLVQELLERKRLSMALLDNLQELQLALRSPNLTEQARSQGQVSLRRMRTQLAALENDGTRIQRRLSDICAAAKPEGWVGVIYSADASAFRDDEGGLVIRFVDYPEIESVDPGSPAEKAGIRGGDRILAMSGRDLRDAEIDFTPLLKVGTRIPFKLRRGMETKVLTVTVEPHPGEFASPCPWIDERIAAAFAPMQQLTFTITSDESAVPGSGPPRIVVQRRSLPAGATESPATPSLPTPVAATAPGAIAAPGPLPPVAGATSASTVVFAGAQFVAVGAELAAALGVVRGLLVVATGRGSPAERSGLRVGDVLLSVDGEALASPLTFLQAVEESRDRELRLQLVRRRKPVTATLKW from the coding sequence ATGGCGAAGCCGCTCGTCTGCAATCGTTGGACCTTCCACGGCGTCGTGGCGCGCTGGCGCCCGCTGGCGCCAGCGTTGTGGCTGGCGGCAGTCGCGCTGCTGGCGGCCACGCCGCTGGTGGTGGAGGGGCAGCAGCGCCGCGTGACGGTGCGCGGCGACGCGCGCGGTACCACGCGTGACGTGGCGCGCGAGGAATCGCCGTTCGAGCAGGAAGTCGACCACCTGGTGCAGGAGTTGCTCGAGCGCAAGCGCCTGTCGATGGCGCTCCTCGACAACCTGCAGGAGTTGCAGCTGGCGCTGCGATCGCCCAACCTCACGGAGCAGGCGCGCTCGCAGGGGCAGGTGTCGCTGCGCAGGATGCGCACGCAGCTGGCCGCGCTGGAGAACGACGGGACGCGTATCCAGCGCCGCCTGAGCGACATCTGCGCCGCCGCCAAGCCGGAAGGGTGGGTGGGGGTCATCTACTCCGCCGATGCGAGCGCCTTCCGCGACGACGAGGGAGGCCTCGTGATACGGTTCGTCGACTATCCGGAAATCGAGTCGGTCGATCCGGGATCGCCGGCCGAGAAGGCGGGGATTCGCGGCGGCGACCGCATCCTGGCGATGTCGGGGCGCGACCTGCGCGACGCGGAGATCGACTTCACCCCACTCCTCAAGGTCGGGACCCGCATCCCATTCAAGCTGCGTCGCGGGATGGAGACCAAGGTGCTGACGGTGACGGTGGAGCCACATCCGGGCGAGTTCGCCTCGCCGTGCCCGTGGATCGACGAGCGCATTGCGGCGGCGTTCGCCCCGATGCAGCAGCTGACGTTCACCATCACGTCGGATGAATCGGCGGTGCCCGGGTCAGGCCCGCCGCGCATCGTGGTGCAGCGCCGCTCGCTCCCCGCGGGCGCAACGGAGAGCCCGGCCACGCCGTCGCTGCCGACACCGGTCGCCGCCACGGCTCCCGGCGCCATCGCGGCTCCCGGGCCGCTGCCACCGGTCGCCGGCGCGACGAGTGCATCGACGGTGGTCTTTGCCGGTGCACAGTTCGTGGCCGTGGGGGCGGAACTCGCCGCCGCGTTAGGCGTGGTGCGCGGGCTCCTGGTGGTGGCGACGGGGCGTGGCTCGCCCGCCGAACGGTCTGGGCTGCGCGTGGGAGACGTCCTGCTCAGCGTCGACGGGGAGGCGCTGGCGTCGCCCCTCACCTTCCTCCAGGCGGTGGAGGAGTCGCGCGATCGCGAGCTCAGGTTGCAGCTGGTGCGTCGCCGCAAGCCGGTCACGGCGACGCTCAAGTGGTAG
- a CDS encoding sigma-70 family RNA polymerase sigma factor — MATDNSLIQRAIDGDERAMRRLWSQHAPHIDAVVRRLVGNADDAVDIAQEVWIQIFRALPTYRGDSQFGTWAHRIAVNRTLNALRRTRRLAKIETDIDEETASVEHGSDRALLAQTIEDAASRLSPGARTVFLMHDVEGYTHEEIAAELGITPGGSKSQLFKARARLRKMLSHVIDEFRADTDREHAAPAY; from the coding sequence ATGGCTACGGACAATTCCCTCATTCAGCGCGCCATCGACGGAGATGAGCGGGCCATGCGACGGCTCTGGTCGCAACATGCCCCGCACATCGACGCGGTTGTCCGTCGCCTGGTGGGAAATGCCGACGATGCCGTGGACATCGCGCAGGAGGTCTGGATCCAGATCTTCCGGGCACTTCCCACGTACCGCGGTGACTCGCAGTTCGGCACGTGGGCGCATCGCATTGCGGTGAACCGGACGTTGAATGCGCTTCGACGCACGCGGCGGCTGGCGAAGATCGAGACCGACATCGACGAGGAGACGGCGTCGGTGGAGCACGGGAGCGATCGCGCGCTGTTGGCGCAGACGATCGAGGACGCGGCGTCGCGCCTCTCGCCAGGCGCGCGCACCGTTTTCCTGATGCACGACGTGGAAGGCTACACGCACGAGGAGATAGCCGCCGAGTTGGGGATCACCCCCGGCGGGAGCAAGTCGCAACTGTTCAAGGCGCGCGCACGGCTGCGCAAGATGCTGTCGCACGTCATCGACGAATTCAGGGCTGACACGGACCGGGAACATGCTGCACCTGCCTATTGA
- a CDS encoding serine hydrolase translates to MVAHLALALVLAAVTEKLPVRSPRAVGMSPERLATIDRVVRRGITAGGYPGASVVIGRRGAAVMQKGFGHLGWTSGSPDVNADRTIYDLASLSKVVGTTTAIMILVDEGRVELDAPVSRYIPEFSGGTKDLVTVRHLLTHRSGLPAGRELWRMTSSPAEAKQIVINTPLYCQPGACYEYSDLGADLLGWVAESVAGLRLDKFLAERVFKPLGMNDTFYNPPDSVRYRIAPTEVAPPRGYPLKGEVHDENAFALGGVAGHAGLFSTAADLAIFAQMMLNGGIYDDVRIFSDSTVALFTRRTAGTRALGWDTADGQGGSGEYLTSAAYGHTGYTGTSIWIDPDRQMFVVLLTNRVHAARARRPAKVIADVRADLADAAALSVEDTEQILNMPTSFRADRADGWNKVVRRSRSSRRGAKARSARSTKAAKASKARTARSATAKSKSTSARAKARTTAKSSKSSKPKARPAATVRSSRSATAKSRAASSQRPRPAAKRPSASGGGR, encoded by the coding sequence TTGGTCGCCCATCTGGCCCTCGCCCTCGTACTCGCCGCCGTCACGGAGAAGCTCCCCGTGCGCTCGCCGCGTGCCGTGGGCATGTCCCCGGAACGCCTGGCGACCATCGACCGCGTCGTTCGCCGCGGGATCACGGCAGGTGGATACCCCGGCGCCTCCGTCGTGATCGGCCGCCGTGGCGCCGCCGTCATGCAGAAAGGCTTCGGGCACCTCGGTTGGACCTCCGGGTCGCCCGACGTGAACGCCGATCGCACCATCTACGACCTCGCCTCGCTCTCCAAGGTCGTCGGGACCACGACGGCGATCATGATCCTCGTCGACGAGGGGCGTGTCGAGCTCGACGCCCCCGTCTCGCGCTACATCCCCGAGTTCTCCGGCGGGACAAAGGACCTGGTGACGGTCCGGCACCTCCTCACCCACCGCTCGGGCCTCCCCGCCGGGCGCGAGCTGTGGCGGATGACCTCCTCGCCCGCAGAGGCGAAGCAGATCGTCATCAACACGCCACTGTATTGCCAGCCGGGCGCCTGCTACGAGTACTCAGACCTCGGAGCCGACTTGCTCGGCTGGGTCGCCGAATCGGTCGCCGGGCTGCGCCTCGACAAGTTCCTCGCCGAGCGCGTCTTCAAGCCGCTGGGGATGAACGACACGTTCTACAACCCGCCCGACTCCGTTCGCTATCGCATCGCCCCCACCGAGGTCGCCCCGCCGCGCGGCTATCCCCTCAAGGGCGAAGTCCACGATGAGAACGCCTTCGCGCTCGGCGGCGTGGCAGGGCATGCCGGTCTTTTCTCCACGGCGGCCGACCTCGCCATTTTCGCCCAGATGATGCTCAACGGCGGCATCTACGACGACGTTCGCATCTTCTCGGACAGCACGGTCGCGCTGTTCACGCGGCGCACGGCGGGGACGCGCGCCCTGGGGTGGGACACGGCAGACGGACAGGGCGGGTCGGGCGAGTACCTCACCTCGGCGGCGTACGGCCATACCGGCTACACGGGAACCTCCATCTGGATCGATCCCGACCGGCAGATGTTCGTCGTCCTCCTGACCAACCGCGTCCACGCCGCGCGCGCGCGCCGCCCTGCCAAGGTCATCGCCGATGTCCGCGCCGACCTGGCCGACGCCGCCGCCCTCTCAGTCGAGGATACCGAGCAGATCCTGAACATGCCTACCTCGTTCCGCGCCGATCGCGCCGACGGGTGGAACAAGGTGGTTCGTCGCTCGCGATCGTCCCGCCGCGGCGCGAAAGCCAGGTCCGCGCGCTCGACGAAGGCGGCCAAGGCCAGCAAGGCGCGCACTGCCCGCAGTGCGACGGCCAAGTCCAAGAGCACCAGCGCGCGTGCCAAGGCGCGCACGACGGCCAAGTCATCGAAGTCGTCCAAGCCCAAGGCGCGCCCCGCAGCGACGGTACGTTCGTCGCGCAGCGCTACCGCCAAGTCGCGCGCGGCCAGCTCGCAGCGACCGCGCCCGGCCGCCAAACGCCCTTCCGCGAGCGGCGGCGGCCGCTGA
- a CDS encoding metal-sulfur cluster assembly factor — protein MDETASVDVADLDTADQPEQTRSSAHPTPPASATTASAPSVGGADGTAAGAESTLTTDQVRLALRKVKDPELNLNILDLGLVYDIAVNGNDISIDMSLTSPGCPSGPEIMGDAERQLKTIEGVGSVAVNLVWSPPWTPERIEPRVRAYLGF, from the coding sequence ATGGACGAGACCGCCTCCGTGGACGTCGCAGACTTGGACACAGCCGACCAGCCCGAGCAGACGCGCTCTTCTGCGCACCCCACACCGCCCGCCTCCGCGACCACGGCCAGCGCCCCCTCCGTGGGCGGGGCGGACGGCACCGCGGCGGGCGCCGAGTCGACGCTGACCACCGATCAGGTCAGGCTGGCGCTGCGCAAGGTGAAGGACCCCGAGCTCAACCTGAATATCCTCGACCTGGGGCTCGTATACGACATTGCCGTGAACGGGAACGACATCTCGATCGACATGTCGCTGACGTCGCCGGGGTGCCCGAGCGGCCCCGAGATCATGGGCGACGCCGAGCGCCAACTGAAGACCATCGAGGGGGTTGGCTCCGTCGCGGTCAACCTCGTGTGGAGTCCGCCATGGACCCCCGAGCGTATCGAGCCGCGCGTGCGGGCTTATCTTGGGTTTTGA
- a CDS encoding family 10 glycosylhydrolase yields the protein MAERAARRAHLSALSLAAIIACATLSAALPAAAGAQQGAQPGDGSAPARGLPYASLGSDPAADTIAPPLAREFRAVWVASVSNIDWPSRPGLPVDSQKVELLRLLDVAHAVHLNAIILQVRPAGDALYQSRLEPWSYFLTGQQGRAPRPMWDPLAFAVTEAHRRGMELHAWFNPYRAGHPADTTRTRSPLHLSRTNPAVVHRYGPFTWMDPGERVVRKKTVDVVLDVVRRYDIDGVHIDDYFYPYPERTRRGREIPFPDERSWRAYKAREGTLSRDDWRRQNVDQLVEELYGAIKRTKPWVKFGISPFGIWRPGYPESVRGFDAYDRLYADSRKWLTEGWVDYWTPQLYWKLSAPQQSYRELLAWWRAQNRQGRSIWPGNYTSRSSARRNPPWPVDELLDQVQETRAQLSPNSGNVHFSMDAFLVDRDSMNARLATGLYASPALVPPSPWLASGVPDAPVVVRVPQPRMVELDITRRDAPLVEAPPSGARRPAAAPAPRAPADRTAAPGYSTVAHVREPHWWVVRARYADGWYARIIPASERSVRLPLDADDAPPAVIAVTAVDHAGLESLAAVIR from the coding sequence ATGGCTGAGCGAGCGGCACGGCGCGCCCACCTGTCGGCGCTGAGCCTGGCCGCCATCATCGCGTGCGCGACCCTTTCCGCAGCCCTCCCCGCGGCAGCCGGCGCGCAGCAGGGCGCGCAGCCGGGCGACGGGAGTGCCCCCGCGCGCGGGCTCCCCTATGCGTCGTTAGGTAGCGATCCCGCCGCCGACACCATCGCCCCGCCCCTCGCCCGCGAATTTCGCGCGGTGTGGGTGGCCTCGGTCTCCAACATCGACTGGCCGTCGCGCCCTGGACTCCCGGTCGACTCGCAGAAGGTCGAGCTGCTTCGACTGCTCGACGTGGCGCACGCGGTGCACCTCAATGCGATCATCCTGCAGGTGCGGCCGGCGGGGGATGCGCTCTATCAGTCGCGGCTGGAGCCGTGGTCGTACTTCCTTACGGGGCAGCAGGGACGCGCCCCGCGCCCCATGTGGGACCCGCTCGCCTTTGCGGTGACCGAGGCACACCGGCGCGGGATGGAGCTGCACGCCTGGTTCAACCCGTACCGCGCCGGCCACCCCGCGGACACTACGCGCACCAGGTCGCCGTTGCACCTGTCGAGGACCAACCCGGCGGTCGTGCACCGCTACGGCCCGTTCACCTGGATGGACCCCGGCGAGCGCGTGGTGCGGAAGAAGACGGTCGACGTCGTGCTGGACGTGGTACGCCGCTACGACATCGACGGCGTGCACATCGACGATTACTTCTACCCCTATCCCGAGCGGACGCGCCGCGGACGCGAGATCCCGTTCCCCGACGAGAGATCGTGGCGCGCCTACAAGGCGCGCGAGGGGACGCTGTCGCGCGACGACTGGCGCCGCCAGAACGTCGACCAGCTGGTGGAGGAGCTGTACGGCGCCATCAAGCGCACCAAGCCGTGGGTCAAGTTCGGCATTTCGCCGTTTGGGATTTGGCGCCCGGGCTATCCGGAGTCGGTACGCGGCTTCGACGCCTATGACCGCCTCTACGCCGACTCCCGCAAGTGGCTCACGGAAGGGTGGGTCGACTACTGGACGCCACAGCTCTACTGGAAGCTCTCGGCGCCCCAGCAGTCGTATCGCGAGCTGCTGGCCTGGTGGCGTGCGCAGAACCGGCAGGGACGCAGCATCTGGCCGGGGAACTACACGTCGCGGTCCTCCGCCAGGCGCAATCCGCCGTGGCCGGTGGACGAGCTCCTGGATCAGGTGCAGGAGACGCGCGCCCAGCTCTCCCCCAACAGCGGGAACGTCCACTTCAGCATGGACGCCTTCCTCGTCGATCGCGACTCGATGAATGCGCGCCTGGCGACTGGGCTCTACGCGTCGCCGGCGCTCGTCCCGCCCTCCCCGTGGCTCGCCAGCGGCGTCCCCGACGCGCCCGTGGTGGTGCGCGTCCCGCAGCCACGAATGGTGGAACTCGACATCACGCGCCGTGATGCCCCGCTCGTCGAGGCACCGCCGTCAGGTGCACGCCGCCCAGCCGCCGCCCCCGCCCCCCGCGCCCCCGCCGACCGCACCGCCGCCCCCGGCTACTCAACCGTTGCCCACGTGCGCGAGCCGCACTGGTGGGTCGTGCGCGCCCGCTACGCAGACGGTTGGTACGCGCGCATCATCCCCGCCTCCGAGCGCAGCGTCCGCCTCCCCCTCGATGCCGACGACGCGCCGCCCGCCGTCATCGCGGTGACAGCCGTGGATCACGCAGGGCTGGAGTCACTAGCCGCTGTCATTCGTTAG
- a CDS encoding ribonuclease D, producing the protein MTASRKSDPSRPLFLDSPEAAEHFLSSIESTRVVAIDTEGASFHRYVDRIYLLQLSTDAHHAILDPLKVESPSRLGTLLESRDVEVVFHDADYDLRLLHQDYGWRVTNIFDTRIAAQLLGVKAFGLAALLDQYFGVKLDKKHQRADWSMRPLTADMLDYAAQDTMHLLGLRERLRETLEQKGRWAWAREEFSRLEGTQWPTDDEGTAFLRLKGARDLSRRELALLRELVAWRDGVARSLDRSTFRVVTNEVLLDLARRSPRTMEELRGVKGIGRGILENRGHELLDACARGRAVPDSELPRFPKAPRWERDPHFDDRVARLKRVRDEAAADLELDPGVLCARDRLEAVARAKPRHLDQLREIPELRSWQVELLGPAFVKALRDVLNGEKEARETVESARDADDASSPYRDG; encoded by the coding sequence GTGACCGCTTCGCGGAAATCCGATCCGTCGCGCCCGCTTTTCCTCGATTCCCCCGAGGCGGCGGAGCACTTCCTGTCGTCGATCGAGTCGACGCGGGTCGTGGCCATCGACACGGAGGGCGCCTCCTTTCACCGCTACGTCGACCGGATCTACCTGTTGCAGCTGTCGACCGATGCGCACCACGCCATCCTCGACCCGCTCAAGGTCGAGTCGCCGTCGCGACTGGGCACGCTCCTCGAGTCGCGCGACGTGGAGGTCGTTTTCCATGACGCGGACTACGACCTGCGACTCCTGCACCAGGACTACGGCTGGCGCGTCACCAACATCTTCGACACCCGCATTGCCGCGCAGCTGCTGGGCGTCAAGGCGTTCGGCCTCGCCGCGCTCCTGGACCAGTACTTCGGCGTGAAGCTGGACAAGAAGCACCAGCGCGCCGACTGGTCAATGCGCCCGCTGACGGCCGACATGCTCGACTACGCGGCGCAGGACACGATGCACCTGCTGGGGCTGCGGGAGCGGTTGCGCGAGACGCTGGAGCAGAAGGGGCGCTGGGCGTGGGCGCGCGAGGAGTTCTCGCGCCTGGAAGGGACGCAGTGGCCCACCGACGACGAAGGGACGGCCTTCCTCCGCCTCAAGGGGGCGCGCGACCTGTCGCGGCGCGAACTGGCGCTCCTGCGCGAACTCGTGGCCTGGCGGGATGGCGTTGCCAGGTCGCTCGACCGCAGCACCTTCCGCGTGGTGACAAACGAGGTGTTGCTTGATCTCGCGCGCCGCTCGCCGAGGACCATGGAGGAGCTGCGTGGCGTGAAGGGGATTGGGCGCGGGATCCTGGAGAACCGCGGGCACGAGTTGCTGGATGCGTGCGCGCGCGGGCGTGCCGTTCCCGACAGCGAGCTCCCACGCTTTCCCAAGGCGCCACGCTGGGAACGCGATCCGCACTTCGACGATCGCGTGGCGCGCCTCAAGCGGGTGCGCGACGAGGCGGCCGCAGACCTCGAGCTCGACCCCGGTGTCCTCTGCGCCCGCGACCGGCTGGAAGCGGTGGCGCGTGCCAAGCCGCGCCACCTCGACCAGTTGCGCGAGATTCCCGAGCTGCGCTCGTGGCAGGTGGAACTCCTCGGCCCCGCCTTCGTGAAGGCACTGCGCGACGTACTCAACGGCGAGAAGGAGGCGCGGGAGACGGTCGAGAGCGCCCGCGACGCCGACGACGCGTCGTCACCGTACCGGGATGGCTGA